In one window of Oncorhynchus kisutch isolate 150728-3 linkage group LG16, Okis_V2, whole genome shotgun sequence DNA:
- the LOC109906474 gene encoding granulocyte-macrophage colony-stimulating factor receptor subunit alpha-like gives MYKCWGIFVLYYFVSFVATQPETELPSPRNVTFSWTNEFCWKLSWSLQENVDSQRCKYHINMSWIGKENISRTKKETRLEECLPLMGGVRFFIQTQCNRTQMSQTVVHTIPAPTELVTNFKCFLYTSKAMNCSWLLANQVPEDLQLYYQGLKNMSKVSECNEYLYNGNQRTGCHLRGDFHMRFFFQVNGTLNGSSVRNTFEVNPHGHVQPMPLELKITEEGSNLNISWISPDIRHPRCWKYIINYTRCKMPESTSLGDKTWIMVNYDPYCQYRVRIKPIFLQLCGMGEGDWTEEAIYGKDGNRDWPLHVSAVFISVMAVIVSILVCFCIRKHKDKILPKVPKPTNLISDMFNNNNEMSINENLYIPAQEEVDCKITLVQSPLPQQPES, from the exons ATGTACAAATGCTGGGGAATTTTCGTCTTGTACTATTTCGTTTCATTCGTAGCTACACAGCCTGAAACAG AGCTCCCATCACCAAGAAATGTGACTTTCTCTTGGACGAACGAGTTCTGCTGGAAGCTTTCATGGAGTCTACAGGAGAATGTTGATAGTCAGAGATGTAAATACCATATCAATATGTCATGGATAGGCAAG GAGAACATAAGCAGGACGAAGAAGGAAACACGGTTAGAGGAGTGTTTACCTCTGATGGGAGGTGTGCGTTTCTTCATACAAACTCAGTGTAACAGGACACAGATGAGTCAAACTGTAGTTCACACCATCCCTGCCCCCACAG AGTTGGTGACGAACTTCAAATGTTTTCTCTACACTTCTAAGGCCATGAACTGCAGCTGGCTCCTAGCCAATCAGGTCCCAGAAGACCTTCAGCTTTACTACCAGGG GTTAAAAAATATGAGTAAGGTATCGGAATGCAATGAGTACCTGTACAACGGCAATCAGAGGACAGGATGTCATCTGAGAGGAGACTTCCACATGCGGTTCTTCTTCCAGGTCAATGGGACTCTCAACGGTTCATCGGTACGGAATACCTTCGAGGTGAATCCTCATGGCCATG TGCAGCCTATGCCTCTTGAATTGAAGATCACAGAGGAAGGGAGCAACCTCAATATTAGCTGGATTTCACCAGACATAAGACATCCACGCTGTTGGAAGTACATCATCAACTATACCAGATGTAAAATGCCTGAG AGTACGTCCTTAGGAGACAAGACTTGGATCATGGTGAACTATGACCCTTACTGTCAGTATCGTGTTCGCATTAAACCCATCTTTTTACAATTGTGTGGTATGGGAGAGGGTGACTGGACTGAGGAGGCAATATATG gtAAAGATGGGAATCGGGATTGGCCCCTGCATGTTTCAGCCGTCTTCATTTCAGTCATGGCGGTTATAGTTTCCATCCTGGTTTGTTTTTGTATAAGGAA ACACAAGGACAAGATTCTCCCCAAAGTTCCCAAGCCAACCAACCTCATCAGTGATATGTTCAACAACAACAATGAGATGAGCATTAATGAGAACCTCTACATCCCAGCACAAGAGGAAGTAGACTGTAAGATCACCCTAGTACAATCCCCTCTTCCTCAGCAGCCAGAGTCGTGA